A stretch of Endozoicomonas sp. SCSIO W0465 DNA encodes these proteins:
- a CDS encoding sugar nucleotide-binding protein produces MKILLVGGTGLIGWEVQRLFLEKQITFIAPGRDELNLDNPESIDSCLKNHQPDIVVNCAGYNDPVKAENEPSKCFRINRDAMATLADCCHRQQAILVYISTYRVFDGSKKEAYTEKDIPNPSGVLATSRWQAEQQISERCPKHIILRLSWVISYRRTNLLKYLLDQISREQEVAVVADQQGCPTPSEDAARVIVAIIQQLGCGAEPWGTYHYAGAESISENRFAEAVIAEASQYQDLKIRKLRMDKLNDRNGIQAPANATLSCRKILSTFGVHNKPWRGTLSRMIRSYYEGNTTELTS; encoded by the coding sequence ATGAAAATACTATTGGTGGGTGGTACCGGACTGATCGGCTGGGAAGTACAACGGCTATTCCTTGAAAAACAAATCACGTTTATCGCTCCGGGAAGGGATGAATTAAATCTCGACAATCCTGAATCCATTGATTCCTGCCTGAAAAACCACCAGCCAGACATCGTAGTCAACTGTGCCGGTTATAACGACCCGGTCAAGGCAGAAAACGAGCCATCCAAATGTTTCCGTATAAACCGTGATGCCATGGCGACACTGGCCGATTGTTGCCACCGGCAACAGGCAATTCTGGTCTATATTTCAACCTACCGGGTTTTTGATGGCAGCAAAAAGGAAGCTTATACCGAAAAAGATATACCCAACCCTTCCGGTGTTCTGGCGACCAGCCGATGGCAGGCAGAACAGCAAATCAGTGAGCGCTGTCCAAAGCATATCATTCTTCGTCTCTCCTGGGTCATTAGCTACCGGCGCACGAATCTGTTGAAGTACCTGCTGGATCAAATCAGCAGGGAGCAAGAGGTTGCCGTGGTAGCCGATCAACAGGGATGCCCGACACCCAGCGAGGATGCTGCGAGGGTCATTGTGGCGATTATCCAGCAACTGGGTTGTGGGGCTGAACCCTGGGGCACTTATCATTATGCCGGAGCCGAGTCGATCTCTGAAAATCGTTTTGCCGAAGCAGTGATTGCTGAGGCATCACAATATCAGGATCTGAAAATTCGAAAACTGCGAATGGATAAATTGAATGATCGCAATGGTATTCAGGCACCCGCCAATGCGACCCTCTCCTGCCGAAAAATTTTAAGTACTTTTGGCGTTCATAATAAACCCTGGAGGGGAACCCTCTCACGGATGATCAGAAGCTATTATGAAGGAAATACGACTGAACTTACGTCATGA
- a CDS encoding response regulator produces MYLAEAPVEQHEEERILLVDDNPTNLQVLLQTLSGRGYKLLIAKNGESALRIAAKARPALVLLDIMMPGMDGYEVCHRLKENPETRNITVIFLSALDDTKDKVRGLESGAVDFISKPFQAEEVIARVQTQLKIHQLEQALSARNRQLEADKARILESMNEGIFGLDRLGLITFANPAASVMTGWSIEQLTGQNLIQLMNEGNNAPSSQSGNVPGPLAPIEVSLTKGVSKTVENATFLHSDGSPFPVDFSCTPIMENSSPSGAVVVFRDISEKKRQQEALQKALDELESQKEQLTHVSRLSTMGEMAAGFAHEVNQPLTAISNYAQVARRMLARLELEDDLGLSEAMEKVNIQARRAGEIIARIRSFVKKPDHVLGSVDPNRLIQDTYKLAEVDARNNHMEIHLEQEEGLPNVKVDPVQIQQVALNLIRNGMEAMRDMDTRSIGVYVRTERLDDNFVKVSVIDRGHGLADDAEEKLFTPFYTTKADGMGIGLTVCHSIIQSHGGRLTFQRHPEGGTIFEFTMPIAD; encoded by the coding sequence ATGTATCTGGCTGAAGCTCCTGTTGAGCAGCATGAAGAAGAACGTATTCTTCTAGTGGATGACAACCCGACGAATTTGCAGGTGTTGCTGCAAACCCTCAGTGGCCGTGGCTATAAGCTTCTGATTGCCAAAAATGGCGAGAGTGCCCTCAGAATTGCTGCCAAGGCCAGGCCTGCACTGGTGTTGCTGGATATTATGATGCCCGGCATGGATGGGTATGAGGTTTGTCACCGGCTAAAGGAAAACCCTGAAACCCGCAATATAACGGTGATTTTTCTGTCGGCTCTGGATGACACCAAAGACAAGGTCAGGGGCCTGGAATCCGGTGCCGTGGATTTTATCTCCAAGCCATTTCAAGCGGAAGAGGTCATTGCCCGGGTGCAGACCCAGTTGAAAATTCATCAGCTTGAACAGGCACTATCAGCAAGAAACCGGCAGCTGGAGGCGGACAAGGCGCGCATTCTGGAAAGCATGAATGAAGGGATATTCGGGCTTGATCGACTGGGCTTGATTACCTTTGCCAATCCGGCGGCGTCCGTTATGACTGGCTGGTCTATAGAGCAACTGACGGGTCAGAACCTGATTCAGTTAATGAATGAGGGTAACAATGCTCCATCGAGCCAGTCAGGGAACGTTCCAGGGCCGCTGGCACCTATCGAAGTTTCCCTGACCAAAGGTGTCAGTAAAACCGTTGAAAATGCCACGTTTCTGCACAGTGACGGCTCTCCATTTCCGGTGGATTTTTCCTGTACGCCGATTATGGAAAACAGTTCCCCCAGTGGTGCAGTGGTTGTTTTCAGAGATATTTCCGAGAAAAAAAGGCAGCAGGAAGCCTTGCAGAAGGCTCTGGATGAATTGGAAAGCCAGAAAGAGCAGCTGACGCATGTGTCCCGTTTGAGCACTATGGGGGAGATGGCTGCTGGCTTTGCCCACGAGGTAAATCAGCCGCTGACCGCGATTTCCAATTACGCGCAGGTGGCCAGAAGAATGTTGGCCCGGCTGGAGTTGGAAGATGATCTTGGCCTTTCTGAGGCTATGGAAAAAGTCAATATCCAGGCCAGGCGCGCTGGTGAAATCATTGCCCGTATTCGTTCTTTTGTGAAGAAACCGGACCATGTTTTGGGCAGCGTTGATCCGAACCGTTTGATTCAGGATACCTACAAGCTTGCAGAAGTCGACGCCCGTAACAACCATATGGAAATTCATCTGGAGCAGGAAGAGGGGCTTCCGAATGTGAAGGTTGACCCCGTGCAGATCCAGCAAGTGGCATTGAACCTGATTCGAAATGGCATGGAAGCGATGAGAGATATGGATACCCGCAGTATCGGTGTCTATGTTCGTACCGAAAGACTGGATGATAACTTTGTCAAGGTCTCGGTAATTGACCGTGGCCACGGTCTGGCAGATGATGCCGAAGAAAAACTGTTTACCCCGTTTTATACCACCAAGGCTGATGGCATGGGTATTGGGCTGACGGTATGTCACTCCATTATACAGTCTCATGGTGGTCGGCTGACATTTCAGCGTCACCCTGAAGGTGGGACGATATTTGAATTTACCATGCCGATTGCGGACTGA